In the Oryza glaberrima chromosome 6, OglaRS2, whole genome shotgun sequence genome, one interval contains:
- the LOC127776329 gene encoding caffeoyl-CoA O-methyltransferase 1 — protein MMMKRSPRGVHTLFSSHSSAALYKPREASLPRRRSQSGDPRRARDRSKLLHRSHDMAEAASAAAAATTEQANGSSGGEQKTRHSEVGHKSLLKSDDLYQYILETSVYPREHECMKELREVTANHPWNLMTTSADEGQFLNLLLKLIGAKKTMEIGVYTGYSLLATALAIPDDGTILAMDINRENYELGLPSIEKAGVAHKIDFREGPALPVLDQLVEEEGNHGSFDFVFVDADKDNYLNYHERLMKLVKVGGLVGYDNTLWNGSVVLPADAPMRKYIRYYRDFVLELNKALAADHRVEICQLPVGDGITLCRRVK, from the exons ATGATGATGAAAAGAAGCCCCCGTGGAG tTCACACGCTCTTCTCCTCCCACTCTTCCGCCGCGCTATATAAGCCGCGCGAGGCGTCGTTGCCTCGTCGGCGAAGTCAATCCGGCGATCCCCGGCGAGCGAGAGATCGCAGCAAGCTGCTACACAGATCTCACGACATGgccgaggcggcgtcggcggcggcggcggcgacgacggagcagGCGAatgggagcagcggcggcgagcagaaGACGCGGCACTCGGAGGTCGGCCACAAGAGCCTCCTCAAGAGCGACGATCTCTACCAG TACATCCTGGAGACGAGCGTGTACCCGCGCGAGCACGAGTGCATGAAGGAGCTCCGCGAGGTCACCGCCAACCATCCATG GAACCTGATGACGACGTCGGCGGACGAGGGGCAATTCCTGAACCTGCTGCTCAAGCTCATCGGCGCCAAGAAGACCATGGAGATCGGCGTCTACACCGGCTACTCCCTCCTCGCCACTGCCCTCGCCATCCCCGACGACGGCACG ATCTTGGCGATGGACATCAACCGCGAGAACTACGAGCTGGGGCTCCCGTCGATCGAGAAGGCGGGAGTGGCGCACAAGATCGACTTCCGGGAGGGACCCGCGCTGCCGGTGCTGGACCagctggtggaggaggagggcaacCATGGGTCGTTCGACTTCGTGTTCGTCGACGCCGACAAGGACAACTACCTCAACTACCACGAGCGGCTGATGAAGCTGGTCAAGGTCGGCGGCCTCGTCGGCTACGACAACACGCTCTGGAACGGCTCCGTCGTGCTCCCCGCCGACGCCCCCATGCGCAAGTACATCCGCTACTACCGCGACTTCGTGCTCGAGCTCAACaaggccctcgccgccgaccaccgcgtCGAGATCTGCCAGCTCCCCGTCGGCGACGGCATCACCCTCTGCCGCCGCGTCAAGTGA